A region of Lycium barbarum isolate Lr01 chromosome 3, ASM1917538v2, whole genome shotgun sequence DNA encodes the following proteins:
- the LOC132634118 gene encoding bidirectional sugar transporter N3-like has protein sequence MAFSADHWAFVFGVLGNIVSFIVFLSPIPTFCKIYKKKSTEGYQSIPYVVALFSSMLWIYYAFLKTNTTLLITINSFGVFIEIIYVGVYLFYAPKNARVQTIKMLLISVVGGFGVIVLGTQFLFKGAARGQAIGWICLVFSLCVFVAPLGIVRQVIKTKSVEYMPLLLSVFLTLSAVMWFFYGLLVKDINIAIPNVLGFILGILQMVLYVIYNKKEKAILKEQKLSELQKPAVTFLDEKNKKFPELTKEQIIDIVKLGSLISSGKLQVASCLHDTYASAKVEDTPQLQTVEA, from the exons ATGGCTTTTTCTGCAGATCACTGGGCTTTTGTTTTTGGTGTCCTTG GTAACATCGTCTCGTTCATCGTGTTCCTTTCTCCAAT CCCCACATTTTGTAAAATTTACAAGAAGAAATCAACGGAAGGTTATCAATCAATTCCATACGTGGTTGCTCTCTTTAGTTCCATGCTTTGGATTTACTATGCATTTTTGAAGACCAACACAACCCTTCTCATCACTATTAACTCCTTTGGTGTCTTCATTGAAATTATATACGTTGGTGTCTATCTTTTCTACGCACCAAAAAATGCCAGG GTCCAAACTATAAAGATGCTCCTAATATCAGTGGTGGGTGGCTTTGGTGTTATTGTTCTGGGTACCCAATTTCTATTCAAAGGTGCTGCTCGTGGGCAAGCGATTGGATGGATTTGCCTTGTGTTTTCCTTATGTGTGTTTGTAGCACCCTTAGGCATAGTG AGACAAGTGATCAAAACAAAGAGTGTGGAATACATGCCATTACTTCTGTCCGTTTTTCTCACCTTAAGTGCTGTCATGTGGTTCTTTTATGGTCTTCTCGTAAAAGACATTAACATTGCT ATTCCAAATGTATTGGGATTCATCCTAGGAATTCTCCAAATGGTGCTTTATGTAATTTACAATAAAAAAGAGAAGGCTATCTTAAAGGAGCAGAAACTTTCAGAGTTACAAAAGCCCGCAGTTACTTTCTTGGATGAGAAAAATAAGAAGTTTCCAGAACTCACAAAGGAACAGATTATTGACATAGTGAAGCTTGGTTCACTGATTTCCTCGGGGAAACTTCAGGTGGCTTCGTGTCTGCATGATACATATGCATCAGCTAAAGTTGAGGATACTCCCCAGCTGCAAACTGTAGAAGCCTAA